In one window of Carassius auratus strain Wakin chromosome 28, ASM336829v1, whole genome shotgun sequence DNA:
- the LOC113047439 gene encoding histone acetyltransferase KAT7-like isoform X2 gives MPRRKRNAGSSSEGTEDSDFSAEHTDSSESDVHTVRNTRLTRSSLRLSRNSQDCSPVGNRSALVSEEVVNSSSRRVTRSQQQGVSVLHKKYPLRQSRSSGSDTEQHGETSERDMKQSADHDESPPRTPTGNAASSESDIDMSSPNVSHDESLAKELSLKESGLAHRPKRRRFHESYNFNMKCPTPGCNSLGHLTGKHERHFSISGCPLYHNLSADECKVKASSRDKHVEERMLSQRQDENRHSARQQAQTERQLRYKEKVTEMRRKRNSVPLKEQKDKYTEHKQTHCSSREPLLENITSDYDLELFRKAQEKLRLQGQVTEGSNMIKTIVFGRYELDTWYHSPYPEEYARLGRLYMCEFCLKYMKSQTILRRHMAKCVWKHPPGDEIYRKGAISVFEVDGKKNKIYCQNLCLLAKLFLDHKTLYYDVEPFLFYVMTEADNTGCHLVGYFSKEKNSFLNYNVSCILTMPQYMRQGYGKMLIDFSYLLSKVEEKVGSPERPLSDLGLISYRSYWKEVLLRYLNNFQGKEISIKEISQETAVNPVDIVSTLQSLQMLKYWKGKHLILKRQDLIDDWKTKESERGGSKTIDPAALKWSPPKGT, from the exons ATGCCGCGGCGCAAG AGAAATGCGGGCAGTAGCTCTGAAGGGACAGAGGACTCTGACTTCTCCGCTGAGCACACGGACAGCTCAGAGAGTGACGTCCACACGGTGAGAAACACGCGGCTCACTCGCTCCTCACTGCGCCTCAGCCGAAACTCACAAG ATTGCAGTCCTGTGGGGAACCGGTCTGCCCTGGTTTCAGAGGAGGTGGTGAACTCTTCCAGTCGGCGCGTTACTCGTAGTCAGCAGCAGGGGGTGTCAGTCCTGCACAAGAAATACCCCTTGAGGCAGAGTCGCTCCTCTGGCTCAGACACGGAGCAGCACGGGGAAACCTCAGAGAGGG ACATGAAACAAAGCGCAGACCACGACGAGTCCCCACCCAGGACGCCCACCGGTAACGCTGCTTCCTCTGAGTCTGACATCGACATGTCCAGCCCAAACGTGTCTCATGATGAGAGTCTGGCAAAGGAGCTGTCTCTGAAAGAATCCGGCCTTGCTCACCGGCCCAAACGACGACGCTTTCATGAGAGCTACAACTTTAACATGAAGTGCCCCACACCTGGTTGTAATTCACTCG GACATTTGACAGGGAAACATGAAAGGCACTTTTCAATATCTGGATGTCCACTGTACCATAACCTTTCAGCAGACGAGTGTAAG GTGAAGGCAAGCTCTCGAGACAAACACGTGGAGGAGAGGATGCTGTCACAGCGGCAGGATGAGAATCGTCATTCCGCTCGGCAACAG GCCCAAACAGAGCGACAGCTGCGGTATAAAGAGAAGGTGACagagatgaggaggaagagaaactCTGTTCCTCTCAAAGAGCAGAAAGACAAGTATACA GAGCACAAACAGACCCACTGCAGCAGTCGTGAGCCTCTGCTGGAGAACATCACCAGTGACTATGACCTGGAGCTGTTCAGAAAAGCCCAG GAAAAGCTCCGGCTGCAGGGACAGGTCACGGAGGGCAGCAACATGATAAAGACCATAGTGTTCGGCCGCTACGAGCTGGACACCTGGTACCACTCGCCGTACCCCGAGGAGTACGCCCGCCTCGGCCGTCTCTACATGTGCGAGTTCTGCCTCAAATACATGAAGAGTCAGACCATTCTGAGACGTCACATG GCCAAATGTGTGTGGAAACATCCACCAGGTGATGAGATTTACAGAAAAGGGGCTATATCTGTTTTTGAAGTGGACGGCAAGAAGAACAAG ATTTATTGCCAAAACCTCTGCCTGCTTGCCAAACTCTTCCTGGACCACAAAACGTTGTATTACGATGTGGAGCCGTTCCTGTTCTATGTGATGACTGAAGCTGATAATACCGGCTGCCATCTTGTAGGATATTTCTCCAAG GAAAAGAATTCATTCCTGAACTACAATGTCTCCTGCATCCTGACCATGCCACAGTATATGAGGCAGGGTTATGGCAAGATGCTGATTGATTTCA GTTACTTGCTGTCCAAAGTAGAGGAGAAGGTTGGCTCCCCTGAACGGCCTCTCTCTGACCTGGGACTCATCAGTTACAGGAGTTACTGGAAGGAAGTGCTCCTGCGCTACCTGAACAACTTCCAGGGCAAAGAGATCTCCATTAAAG AAATCAGCCAAGAAACAGCTGTCAATCCTGTAGACATCGTCAGCACTTTACAGTCGCTCCAGATGCTGAAGTACTGGAAAGGGAAGCACCTGATCTTAAAAAGACAG GATCTGATAGATGATTGGAAAACCAAAGAGTCAGAACGTGGAGGCAGCAAGACTATTGACCCTGCGGCCTTGAAGTGGAGCCCGCCCAAAGGAACCTAA
- the LOC113047439 gene encoding histone acetyltransferase KAT7-like isoform X1 has translation MPRRKRNAGSSSEGTEDSDFSAEHTDSSESDVHTVRNTRLTRSSLRLSRNSQDCSPVGNRSALVSEEVVNSSSRRVTRSQQQGVSVLHKKYPLRQSRSSGSDTEQHGETSERDMKQSADHDESPPRTPTGNAASSESDIDMSSPNVSHDESLAKELSLKESGLAHRPKRRRFHESYNFNMKCPTPGCNSLGHLTGKHERHFSISGCPLYHNLSADECKVKASSRDKHVEERMLSQRQDENRHSARQQAQTERQLRYKEKVTEMRRKRNSVPLKEQKDKYTEHKQTHCSSREPLLENITSDYDLELFRKAQACASDDLEKLRLQGQVTEGSNMIKTIVFGRYELDTWYHSPYPEEYARLGRLYMCEFCLKYMKSQTILRRHMAKCVWKHPPGDEIYRKGAISVFEVDGKKNKIYCQNLCLLAKLFLDHKTLYYDVEPFLFYVMTEADNTGCHLVGYFSKEKNSFLNYNVSCILTMPQYMRQGYGKMLIDFSYLLSKVEEKVGSPERPLSDLGLISYRSYWKEVLLRYLNNFQGKEISIKEISQETAVNPVDIVSTLQSLQMLKYWKGKHLILKRQDLIDDWKTKESERGGSKTIDPAALKWSPPKGT, from the exons ATGCCGCGGCGCAAG AGAAATGCGGGCAGTAGCTCTGAAGGGACAGAGGACTCTGACTTCTCCGCTGAGCACACGGACAGCTCAGAGAGTGACGTCCACACGGTGAGAAACACGCGGCTCACTCGCTCCTCACTGCGCCTCAGCCGAAACTCACAAG ATTGCAGTCCTGTGGGGAACCGGTCTGCCCTGGTTTCAGAGGAGGTGGTGAACTCTTCCAGTCGGCGCGTTACTCGTAGTCAGCAGCAGGGGGTGTCAGTCCTGCACAAGAAATACCCCTTGAGGCAGAGTCGCTCCTCTGGCTCAGACACGGAGCAGCACGGGGAAACCTCAGAGAGGG ACATGAAACAAAGCGCAGACCACGACGAGTCCCCACCCAGGACGCCCACCGGTAACGCTGCTTCCTCTGAGTCTGACATCGACATGTCCAGCCCAAACGTGTCTCATGATGAGAGTCTGGCAAAGGAGCTGTCTCTGAAAGAATCCGGCCTTGCTCACCGGCCCAAACGACGACGCTTTCATGAGAGCTACAACTTTAACATGAAGTGCCCCACACCTGGTTGTAATTCACTCG GACATTTGACAGGGAAACATGAAAGGCACTTTTCAATATCTGGATGTCCACTGTACCATAACCTTTCAGCAGACGAGTGTAAG GTGAAGGCAAGCTCTCGAGACAAACACGTGGAGGAGAGGATGCTGTCACAGCGGCAGGATGAGAATCGTCATTCCGCTCGGCAACAG GCCCAAACAGAGCGACAGCTGCGGTATAAAGAGAAGGTGACagagatgaggaggaagagaaactCTGTTCCTCTCAAAGAGCAGAAAGACAAGTATACA GAGCACAAACAGACCCACTGCAGCAGTCGTGAGCCTCTGCTGGAGAACATCACCAGTGACTATGACCTGGAGCTGTTCAGAAAAGCCCAGGCATGTGCCTCGGACGATCTT GAAAAGCTCCGGCTGCAGGGACAGGTCACGGAGGGCAGCAACATGATAAAGACCATAGTGTTCGGCCGCTACGAGCTGGACACCTGGTACCACTCGCCGTACCCCGAGGAGTACGCCCGCCTCGGCCGTCTCTACATGTGCGAGTTCTGCCTCAAATACATGAAGAGTCAGACCATTCTGAGACGTCACATG GCCAAATGTGTGTGGAAACATCCACCAGGTGATGAGATTTACAGAAAAGGGGCTATATCTGTTTTTGAAGTGGACGGCAAGAAGAACAAG ATTTATTGCCAAAACCTCTGCCTGCTTGCCAAACTCTTCCTGGACCACAAAACGTTGTATTACGATGTGGAGCCGTTCCTGTTCTATGTGATGACTGAAGCTGATAATACCGGCTGCCATCTTGTAGGATATTTCTCCAAG GAAAAGAATTCATTCCTGAACTACAATGTCTCCTGCATCCTGACCATGCCACAGTATATGAGGCAGGGTTATGGCAAGATGCTGATTGATTTCA GTTACTTGCTGTCCAAAGTAGAGGAGAAGGTTGGCTCCCCTGAACGGCCTCTCTCTGACCTGGGACTCATCAGTTACAGGAGTTACTGGAAGGAAGTGCTCCTGCGCTACCTGAACAACTTCCAGGGCAAAGAGATCTCCATTAAAG AAATCAGCCAAGAAACAGCTGTCAATCCTGTAGACATCGTCAGCACTTTACAGTCGCTCCAGATGCTGAAGTACTGGAAAGGGAAGCACCTGATCTTAAAAAGACAG GATCTGATAGATGATTGGAAAACCAAAGAGTCAGAACGTGGAGGCAGCAAGACTATTGACCCTGCGGCCTTGAAGTGGAGCCCGCCCAAAGGAACCTAA